A window from Zingiber officinale cultivar Zhangliang chromosome 7A, Zo_v1.1, whole genome shotgun sequence encodes these proteins:
- the LOC122000957 gene encoding probable mitochondrial-processing peptidase subunit beta, mitochondrial, which produces MAIRKLLALSRRPLLLSGRSASTAAALASHDAAELSTSPASPPVMHYDRLVQAVRSKIRSLDDPDPRFLRYASPHPALADHTSILAAPETRVTTLSNGLRIATESTLAARTATVGVWIDAGSRFETEDTNGTAHFLEHMIFKGTESRTVRQLEEEIENMGGHLNAYTTREQTTYYANVLDKDVPKALEILADILQNSRFDEKQIERERNVILREMEEVEGQTEEVIFDHLHATAFQHTSLGRTILGPAQNIKTITKEHLRKYISSHYTSPRMVISAAGAVKHDDIVEQVKKLFMKLSDNPTTTTQLIETEPAIFTGSEVRIIDDDIPLAKFAVAFSGASWTDPDSIALMVMQSMLGSWNKNAHGGKHAGSELTQRIAINDIAESMMAFNTNYKDTGLFGVYAVAKPDCLDDLAYAIMGEISKLSYRVSEADVTRARNQLKSSVQLHMDGTSPVAEDIGRQLLTYGRRIPVTELFARIDAVDANTVKRVANRFIFDQDVALAAMGPIQGLPDYNWFRRHTYLLRY; this is translated from the exons ATGGCGATCCGGAAGCTGCTCGCTCTCTCTCGCCGTCCACTCCTCCTCTCCGGCCGATCTGCGTCCACTGCTGCGGCTCTCGCTTCTCACGATGCAGCCGAGTTATCCACCTCGCCCGCTAGCCCCCCCGTGATGCACTACGACCGACTCGTCCAGGCCGTCAGATCAAAGATCCGGAGCCTCGACGATCCCGATCCCCGCTTCCTCCGCTACGCCTCACCCCATCCCGCTCTCGCTGATCATACTTCCATCCTAGCAGCTCCGGAGACCCGCGTCACCACACTCTCCAACGGCCTCCGCATCGCCACCGAGTCCACGCTCGCAGCCCGTACTGCCACCGTCGGGGTGTGGATCGATGCTGGAAGTCGATTTGAGACGGAGGACACTAATGGGACCGCCCATTTCCTGGAACATATGATCTTCAAGGGCACCGAGTCTCGGACGGTGCGGCAGCTGGAGGAGGAGATTGAGAACATGGGCGGGCATCTGAATGCTTACACTACAAGGGAGCAGACAACCTATTACGCCAATGTGTTAGATAAGGATGTGCCCAAGGCGCTTGAAATCCTTGCCGACATACTGCAGAATTCACGTTTTGATGAGAAGCAAATTGAACGGGAGCGGAATGTTATCCTCAGAGAGATGGAAGAG GTGGAGGGACAAACTGAAGAAGTTATTTTTGATCATTTGCATGCTACTGCCTTCCAGCACACCTCACTTGGAAGGACAATCCTTGGACCTGCTCAAAACATCAAGACAATTACTAAAGAGCACCTTAGGAAATACATCTCATCTCACTACACCAGCCCTAGAATG GTCATATCAGCTGCCGGTGCTGTTAAGCATGATGATATAGTTGAGCAGGTCAAAAAGCTTTTCATGAAACTGTCAGATAATCCTACTACAACAACCCAGTTGATTGAGACGGAACCCGCTATTTTCACTGGATCTGAG GTTAGGATAATAGATGATGACATTCCACTTGCGAAATTTGCGGTTGCATTTAGTGGGGCGTCTTGGACAGATCCAGACTCCATTGCTTTAATGGTTATGCAATCTATGTTAGGTTCTTGGAATAAGAATGCTCATGGTGGAAAGCATGCAGG TTCAGAGTTGACCCAAAGGATTGCCATCAATGATATTGCTGAAAGTATGATGGCCTTTAATACAAACTACAAAGATACTGGTCTCTTTGGTGTTTATGCTGTTGCCAAG CCTGATTGTTTGGATGACTTGGCCTATGCAATTATGGGTGAGATAAGCAAACTCTCCTATAGGGTCTCAGAAGCTGATGTTACTCGAGCACGCAATCAG CTAAAATCTTCTGTTCAACTTCATATGGATGGTACAAGCCCTGTTGCCGAGGATATCGGCCGACAG TTGCTTACTTATGGTCGAAGAATCCCAGTAACTGAGCTTTTTGCAAGGATAGATGCTGTTGATGCAAACACTGTTAAACGTGTTGCAAACCGCTTTATTTTTGATCAG GACGTTGCACTTGCAGCCATGGGACCAATCCAAGGGCTCCCAGATTACAACTGGTTCAGGCGCCACACCTACTTGCTTCGATATTGA
- the LOC122000958 gene encoding probable mitochondrial-processing peptidase subunit beta, mitochondrial → MAIRKLLALSRRPLLLSGRSASTAAALASHDAAELSTSPASPPVMHYDRLVQAVRSKIRSLDDPDPRFLRYASPHPALADHTSILAAPETRVTTLSNGLRIATESTLAARTATVGVWIDAGSRFETEDTNGTAHFLEHMIFKGTESRTVRQLEEEIENMGGHLNAYTTREQTTYYANVLDKDVPKALEILADILQNSRFDEKQIERERNVILREMEEVEGQTEEVIFDHLHATAFQHTSLGRTILGPAQNIKTITKEHLRKYISSHYTSPRMVISAAGAVKHDDIVEQVKKLFMKLSDNPTTTTQLIETEPAIFTGSEVRIIDDDIPLAKFAVAFSGASWTDPDSIALMVMQSMLGSWNKNAHGGKHAGSELTQGIAINDIAESMMAFNTNYKDTGLFGVYAVAKPDCLDDLAYAIMGEISKLSYRVSEADVTRARNQVDH, encoded by the exons ATGGCGATCCGGAAGCTGCTCGCTCTCTCTCGCCGTCCACTCCTCCTCTCCGGCCGATCTGCGTCCACTGCTGCGGCTCTCGCTTCTCACGATGCAGCCGAGTTATCCACCTCGCCCGCTAGCCCCCCCGTGATGCACTACGACCGACTCGTCCAGGCCGTCAGATCAAAGATCCGGAGCCTCGACGATCCCGATCCCCGCTTCCTCCGCTACGCCTCACCCCATCCCGCTCTCGCTGATCATACTTCCATCCTAGCAGCTCCGGAGACCCGCGTCACCACACTCTCCAACGGCCTCCGCATCGCCACCGAGTCCACGCTCGCAGCCCGTACTGCCACCGTCGGGGTGTGGATCGATGCTGGAAGTCGATTTGAGACGGAGGACACTAATGGGACCGCCCATTTCCTGGAACATATGATCTTCAAGGGCACCGAGTCTCGGACGGTGCGGCAGCTGGAGGAGGAGATTGAGAACATGGGCGGGCATCTGAATGCTTACACTACAAGGGAGCAGACAACCTATTACGCCAATGTGTTAGATAAGGATGTGCCCAAGGCGCTTGAAATCCTTGCCGACATACTGCAGAATTCACGTTTTGATGAGAAGCAAATTGAACGGGAGCGGAATGTTATCCTCAGAGAGATGGAAGAG GTGGAGGGACAAACTGAAGAAGTTATTTTTGATCATTTGCATGCTACTGCCTTCCAGCACACCTCACTTGGAAGGACAATCCTTGGACCTGCTCAAAACATCAAGACAATTACTAAAGAGCACCTTAGGAAATACATCTCATCTCACTACACCAGCCCTAGAATG GTCATATCAGCTGCCGGTGCTGTTAAGCATGATGATATAGTTGAGCAGGTCAAAAAGCTTTTCATGAAACTGTCAGATAATCCTACTACAACAACCCAGTTGATTGAGACGGAACCCGCTATTTTCACTGGATCTGAG GTTAGGATAATAGATGATGACATTCCACTTGCGAAATTTGCGGTTGCATTTAGTGGGGCGTCTTGGACAGATCCAGACTCCATTGCTTTAATGGTTATGCAATCTATGTTAGGTTCTTGGAATAAGAATGCTCATGGTGGAAAGCATGCAGG TTCAGAGTTGACCCAAGGGATTGCCATCAATGATATTGCTGAAAGTATGATGGCCTTTAATACAAACTACAAAGATACTGGTCTCTTTGGTGTTTATGCTGTTGCCAAG CCTGATTGTTTGGATGACTTGGCCTATGCAATTATGGGTGAGATAAGCAAACTCTCCTATAGGGTCTCAGAAGCTGATGTTACTCGAGCACGCAATCAGGTAGATCATTAA